The DNA segment ATTGTTGCGACAGAAGCAAAAAAGGAGTAGCGAAGCAAAACTTCGCGTTCTGACACCAAAATGAAAAGAATTGTGCAAGTAGTTCATGATTTTTTACCCGGGCATCCTTATGGAACGGAAAATTATACCTACCACATTTCTAAAGAATTACAAAAAATAAACAAAGTTTATATTTTCTGTCGGGAAGGGAACGATTCTTTTGGCAAAGACTTTTCTAAAGATGAATTATTCGATGGATTGCTGGTTAGGAGGCTATACTTCAACCCGCGTTTGATTTTTGATGACAGTTATCGAAATTCCTTTGTGGATAAAGAATTTGAACGTTTCCTTAACGAAATCAAACCGGATATCGTGCATTTTCAGCATCTGTTGGGTTTATCCGCTTCGATGCTAGAGATTGCCAAGCGAAGACGCATCCCTACGATTTTGACCTTGCATGATTTCTGGTTTCTCTGCCCACAGGTCCAGCTGTTGACTAACGGTAATCAGGTTTGTTCTGGTCCGGATTCAAAGGATAAATGTGCGAACTGTGAGAAGATTTCTTATACTTACAGAAAATTGGAAGGTTTTAATGATAGGATAGTCAAATTTTTAAAATATCCTCCTGAACCTTTGAAAACTGTGAAGAAATTAGTTCCCTCGAGCTTCAAGACCACACTTAAAGAAAAATTCGTTAAGGCCCATCCTGCCATAGCCTCTATTACTCCCGATATGATAGCGAGAAGGTCAAGATTCTTAAGGGATATGCTCGATAAGACGGAGAGGATTCTTGCCCCTTCGAGATTTCTAAGAGAAAAATTTATGGATTATATACTACCGAAAAATAGAATTGTCCATTTAGGTTATGGAATTGACCATAAACTCCTTGCTAATTTCAGTAAAGAACCTTCAAATAAATTGCGCTTTGGATTTGTTGGTGGTGTTTCGGAACATAAGGGGATAAGAGTTCTCATAAGGGCATTTAATAAAATCAAAAGAGATAAAGTATCTTTATTTATATTCGGACCTTATGACCAATCTTATTTGAACAAATTGAGAAAGGAGTTAAAGGCAGATTCGAGAATTACTTTTTATGGAGCGTTTAATAATAAAAATATTTCTTCGGTATTCTCTAAGATTGACGTGTTGGTTTATCCTTCAATCTGGTATGAGAATCAGCCAATTGCTATTTTGGAGGCGCTACTTGCTAAAATACCGATTATCACTTCCAATCTGGGAGGTATGGCTGAACTTGTCCAGGACAGGGTTACGGGTCTTCTATTTGAAGCAGGAGATCCAGAAGATTTATATCAGAAGATGGTGAGTGTAATTAATAATCCGGAATTACTGAGAAGATTATCAGAGACTCCGAGGCAAGTTAAAACCATAGAAAAGAATGCCGGAGAGCTGAATGAAATTTACGATTCTCTCCTGTAAAAGTCCGGTGACCCTTTAGGGTGACGGGGAAATGTAGGGGCAACATTTATGGCGTCCGAAAAGGGATAGAATATGAAGATATTAATTGTTAGCCATAATTATTTTCCAGCTATTGGCGGGGCTGAGAAGAAAATAAAAGAGATCTCAGAAAGGCTGGTAAAATCCGGGGAAGAAGTTACTGTCTTTTCTTCTAATGCCCAAACTACCGAGGCATATATCCATCCTGAAATTCCTTTGCTGCCTGCCAATAGTGAATTGATAAATGGTGTGAGAGTAAGAAGGTTTCCCGTTTACCAGGGGATGCGACCATTAATAGATAGTGTGCATAGGTATTTCTATAAGCATGGGTTGCGATTTGATGATGTTGTGAGGACTATATGGAATGGACCAATCATATTCAATATGCTACCGCACATTATCAAAGAAAAAACCGATATTATTATTGCCACACCATTTCCATTTTTGAATATGTATTATGCCTATATAGCAAAAAAAATCAGGAAAATACCAATGGCAGTTATTCCTTGCCTGCACACAGAGGATGAATGGGCTTTCAATAGAAAGATAATGTATAAAGTCTTGTCAGATACTGAAATGATACTAGTAAATACAGATTACGAAAGAAATTATCTAATAACTAAGGGAATCGAAAAAGAACGTATCTTCATATTAGGGGATGGAATCAACCCACAGGAGTTTAATAGTTCGAATCCACAGAAGTTCAGGAGAAGATACGATATTGGTAACGCTCCTGTGGTTCTGTTTGTGGGAAGAAAGGAGAAGGGGAAAGGGATTGATACATTGGTTGATTCTATGAACATAGTCTGGAGAAAAATTCCTCAGGCTAAACTTATCCTGGCAGGGACAAGGACATCCTATTCGAAAGCAATAGAAAAGAAGGTCTTTTCGTTAGATGCGAGAAAAAGAAAAAACATCATACCTATAGATAATTTCCAAGATAGTGAGAAATCAGACCTTTTTGCCAGCTGCGATATATTTGCAATGCCATCAAGAGTAGAATCTTTTGGGATAGCCTATCTGGAAGCGTGGGCATCAGGCAAGCCAGTTATTGGATGCCGCATAGGTGCAGTGGCTTCTCTTATTGAACAGGGAAAGGATGGCATACTGGTGGAGTATGACAACGAGCAAGAATTAGCGAGTGCCATACTGAGACTTCTCACCTATGAAGGCCTGAGAAGGAAGCTCGGGGAAAATGGCAGAAAGAAGGCATGTGGCAAATATACCTGGGATATTATTACAAAGCGTTTTAGGGAGAATCTCAATCTGGCCATATGTAAGGATAATAGGAGTAGCAGACTTCAGTCTGCGTTTATTAGGAAGCAGGGAGTCATTAGAAAAAGTTTGGTAATTCCAGAAATATTTGATACTGCAAAAATAGTTATGATGGACCTCAAAGATGCGATAAAAAAGATATTAAGAAGGGTCCCGCTACTCTTCTACATAACATATCATCCTTATCACAAAGTAAAAATCCATCTTCTTATAAAGAACAGTCCTATGAAACTCAAAACTTATAATGAACAATTGGCAGAGGAAGAACAAAAGCGCCGTTCTCCTATAGCCAGGGCAATGCCCACGTTTATGGCCATGAATATGGATACTCAATGTAACTTACGCTGCATAATGTGCATACGTGGAAAATATCCTCAAGAAGAGATCAATGCGCTTAGATATGATTTCGAAATCTATAGGCAAGTAGCTAATGAGACTTTTCCCTATGCGAGCTGGGTGCAGTTAGCTACGGCAGGAGAGCCGCTTATGGCTGGTAATCTTATAGAACAATTAAGAATTATTAACAAATACTCTATGAAGTTAGACCTGGTTACCAATGCGACTCTGCTCAACAATGATGACTTAATAAAAAAAATTTTACAAGTTCCTGGTTGTTTACATATATCAATTGATGGAGCTACAAAGGAAACCTATGAATCCATTAGAATTGGTGCAAAATTTGAGCAAGTGATAGAAAACATTAGAAGACTCAATCGAATTAGGGAGAAACTTTGTGCTGCGGACAAGACGAGATTGCATTTTTCAGTTGTGTTGATGAAGCGAAATATTAAGGAATTGCCAAAGTTAATAGAACTCGCTAAAAAACTTGGAGTGGACTCTGTAGACTGTTCCCATGTAACTATTTTCTATGAAAGCATCAAAAATGAATCTTTAGTTTATCATAAGGAACTTGCCAATTGTTATATGATGGTTGCCCAAGAAAAAGCCAATGAGTTAAATATCCACTTGAATATTCCCCCATTATTTAAACCGGTTGATGATGTGCAGAGCAAAAGGTCAGAGAATAACTTAAAAAGCAAATTTAAAATATGCCCATTTTTATGGAAACGAGCTTATATCGAGTGGACTGGAAATGTTTTACCATGTTGTGCTCCCGACCCTCCAGTAATGGGCAATGTTAAGGAAAAACCTTTTCGGGAAATTTGGAATAATGAACTTTACCAGGAAATGAGAAGGAGATTGAATACCGATAATCCTTTTGACTGTTGCAAGCATTGTTTTATCGTTAATCCTGCTGATGAGCAAGGTTTGTTTCATATCGATGGAGAATAAATTTATGGAACCTTTGGTCAGTATAATAATCCTTAGCAGAAATCATCTCGAACATCTGGAGGATTGTCTGAAGTCAGTTATGAATTTGGACTACCCTCATCTTGAAATTATCCTTGCTGATAATGCTTCCACTGATGGCAGCCCGGATTTTGTTCAGGAAAAATTTCCTTCTGTGAGATTGTTAAGGTTTGATAAAAATTACGGTTTTGCTGAAGGGAATAACAGAACCATTAAGCAGGCAAAAGGAGATTATGTTCTTTTGCTTAATCCTGATACGAAAATAGAACCCAACTGTGTGGACAAGTTAATTAAAGCTATGGAACAGGACAAGACTATTGGAATTTGCATGCCAAAGATGTTAATGTTTAATGAGCCATCTGTAATCAATAGCACAGGAATTATTGGCAATGAAATACTACAGGGAAGAGATAGAGGAGCTTGGGAACTTGATTGCGGGCAATACGATAAGGAGAAGCAAATTTTGGGCGCCTGCGGGGCAGGTATGTTCATTCGCAGGGATTTATTTGAAAAGATAGGCTATTTTGACAGACACTACTTTACTTATTATGAGGACCTCGATTTCAGCATACGCACTTGGTGGACTGGCTACAAAGTCAATTCCGTTCCTCAGGCAATTGTCTATCATAAATTCAGGCCGTTCCGAAAAGACATATTTAATGAGTATATTGACCATCGAAATCGCTTAAAGATGATGTTAAAGAATATGTCACTGGTAACATTAGGCTGGATGTTACCAAAAAGTTTATATAGCGACATTAAATCGATATATCGCCATCTCAGGCGAAAGAGATTTAGATTGGCTTACTACAGGTTGAAGGCACTACTGTGGAATTTGATTATGCTACCAGACACCCTGATAAGAAGAGTAAAAATTCAGATGAAAAAAGTCATTAGAGATAAGCCAATTATTTCTATGCTGGAAAAAGTGGAGAGAATAATAGAGGTGCCACTACCAAACTATAATGTGCAGTATGAGGCGACAGTGGATAGAAAAGGTTTAGGCTCCTGGGTGAAAATGGGTGAAAATGAGACCAAACATCTTGGATTCGGCTGGTATGATTTGGAGAAGTGGTCAGAAAGAAATATTCGCTGGACCACTAACTATGGAATAATTTTCTTGAAAAATTTCCTTGCTGGTGAAGAAGAGAAAACGTTAGAAATGGAGGCTTTTTCCCATTTCCAGACAGAAGGAGGGGTATGGATAAATGGGAGAAGAGTTGGGGAATTCTTAATTAGGCCAGGAGAGTGGCAAAGATTATGCTTTAAGTTCTGGAATCATGAACAAGTTCTAAAAGTGACAATTAAGCCTGAGGAGACGTTTATACCGAAATTAGCTTTAAAAGTAAGGGATAATCGAACTTTAGGGATTGCTATCTCAGAAATAGGACTCGTGTCTTAGTAGGCAATCCCCCTCGCAAAAGTTAAAGTAGACTGCTTACTTGAGAAAGTGCTTGACAAACTCGATTTTTGGTGGTATACTTATGCCAGGAAAAGGTCCTATATAAGTATAGGACCTTAAGGTAAGCTAATGGCATCCCCAACCTATTCCCTTTGAAAGGAAAGGTATAAGTATGACCTGGCGGCGGTGCCCATTGGTGCTTTGCACCGGGCATAAGTTTATTGCCATACAGCGCAGCACTTTTTTGGGGAAAATAAGAGCATTTTATAGTTTGGGGCCTCCTAAGGTTCCTATAAGGATTAGGGCTTATTGGAGGCAGGCCCAGGCTATGAGTGATCCGAGCTGCCGAAGGCTCGTATAGCCAAGGGAATTAAACCTTGGCTTTTTCGGTAGCTTGGATTTTTTTGTCTCAAAGTAAGAAGTAAGCAGTTCGCTTTAAGTTTGCAAAAGGAGGGTCGCTGTTCCGACGAATAAGGAGGAACGGGCCAGCGACGCCTGCGAGACGGTGAGCAGGCAGGTCACCGACTGAAGCGAAGCGAAAGGAGGTGAGAAAAGATGACCAGGAGAATGAGATTAGCCAATGGTCTTCTTAAGATTGGAGAGATGGCCAGAGAGGCGGGAGTGTTAGTTTCCACTATCAGGTATTACACCGATGTCGGTCTTTTAAGAGTAGTGGCAAACACTCAAGGTGGCTATCGGCTCTATGACAGAAGAGACACATTGGAAAGAATCCACACCATCAAGACCATTAATGGTCGAAAATGGACACTTACTGAGATTAGAGTAGAGTTAGAAAAGCGCAATCAGTAAGGCCATACAGCAGGTTGCGAGCAGGGAAAGGAGTAGCAGACCTCGGTCTGCGTAAAATAGTAAAGTTACGTGGAAAGGAGATGAAGATATGCCTGGGAAGAAAACTGATAAAAACCTGCTTAGAATCGGCGAAATAGCCAAAGTAGCAGAGGTCCCATTATCAACTATAAGGTACTACACGGATATAGGTCTTTTGAAAGTAGCCAGCCATACAAAAGGAGGCTACAGGCTTTATGATAGAGAGGAGACTTTAAGTATTATAAGGAAAATAAAACCAGTAGTGGACAAACGAAGGACCTTATTGCAAATCAAAGAAGATTTAGCCAAAAGAGCTAAAAAGAAAAAATGAGAATTAATGTAGGGGTTCGATTCATCGAACCCGTGATTGAAGCGAAACGAAAGGAGGTGAAGGAAAAGTGGGTAGGAAGAAATCACCGCCACGAGGTTTACTCAAAATTGGCAAGATGGCTAAACTGGCAGGTGTACTACCATCAACTATAAGGTACTATACAGAACTCGGTCTATTGGAAGTAGCCGCTACTACGCCCGGGGGTCAGAGACTTTACGATAAAAAAGATACTTTGAGTAGGGTGAGGATGATTAAGAACATCGAAAGGCAGCATCTGCCTTTACAGACAATCAGGAAAATCCTTGAAGACCACAGGGCAAAAGCGCTGGAATCCACGCTCAGATGAATGGTAGCCGCAACCTTAAGGTTGCGTGGTTTGGAGCAGGAATGAGAAAAAAGTACCTGTCACCTTTTTCGGTTGGAGTAGCAGACTTTAGTCTGCGTTTAGAATAGAGAAGGAAAAATGAAGAAAATTTTAACTCTTTTTATCGCTTTAATACTGGTTACCGGAATTGTCTCTGTGGCAAAATCGACAGATA comes from the bacterium genome and includes:
- a CDS encoding glycosyltransferase family 2 protein, coding for MEPLVSIIILSRNHLEHLEDCLKSVMNLDYPHLEIILADNASTDGSPDFVQEKFPSVRLLRFDKNYGFAEGNNRTIKQAKGDYVLLLNPDTKIEPNCVDKLIKAMEQDKTIGICMPKMLMFNEPSVINSTGIIGNEILQGRDRGAWELDCGQYDKEKQILGACGAGMFIRRDLFEKIGYFDRHYFTYYEDLDFSIRTWWTGYKVNSVPQAIVYHKFRPFRKDIFNEYIDHRNRLKMMLKNMSLVTLGWMLPKSLYSDIKSIYRHLRRKRFRLAYYRLKALLWNLIMLPDTLIRRVKIQMKKVIRDKPIISMLEKVERIIEVPLPNYNVQYEATVDRKGLGSWVKMGENETKHLGFGWYDLEKWSERNIRWTTNYGIIFLKNFLAGEEEKTLEMEAFSHFQTEGGVWINGRRVGEFLIRPGEWQRLCFKFWNHEQVLKVTIKPEETFIPKLALKVRDNRTLGIAISEIGLVS
- a CDS encoding glycosyltransferase, which translates into the protein MKILIVSHNYFPAIGGAEKKIKEISERLVKSGEEVTVFSSNAQTTEAYIHPEIPLLPANSELINGVRVRRFPVYQGMRPLIDSVHRYFYKHGLRFDDVVRTIWNGPIIFNMLPHIIKEKTDIIIATPFPFLNMYYAYIAKKIRKIPMAVIPCLHTEDEWAFNRKIMYKVLSDTEMILVNTDYERNYLITKGIEKERIFILGDGINPQEFNSSNPQKFRRRYDIGNAPVVLFVGRKEKGKGIDTLVDSMNIVWRKIPQAKLILAGTRTSYSKAIEKKVFSLDARKRKNIIPIDNFQDSEKSDLFASCDIFAMPSRVESFGIAYLEAWASGKPVIGCRIGAVASLIEQGKDGILVEYDNEQELASAILRLLTYEGLRRKLGENGRKKACGKYTWDIITKRFRENLNLAICKDNRSSRLQSAFIRKQGVIRKSLVIPEIFDTAKIVMMDLKDAIKKILRRVPLLFYITYHPYHKVKIHLLIKNSPMKLKTYNEQLAEEEQKRRSPIARAMPTFMAMNMDTQCNLRCIMCIRGKYPQEEINALRYDFEIYRQVANETFPYASWVQLATAGEPLMAGNLIEQLRIINKYSMKLDLVTNATLLNNDDLIKKILQVPGCLHISIDGATKETYESIRIGAKFEQVIENIRRLNRIREKLCAADKTRLHFSVVLMKRNIKELPKLIELAKKLGVDSVDCSHVTIFYESIKNESLVYHKELANCYMMVAQEKANELNIHLNIPPLFKPVDDVQSKRSENNLKSKFKICPFLWKRAYIEWTGNVLPCCAPDPPVMGNVKEKPFREIWNNELYQEMRRRLNTDNPFDCCKHCFIVNPADEQGLFHIDGE
- a CDS encoding glycosyltransferase family 4 protein codes for the protein MKRIVQVVHDFLPGHPYGTENYTYHISKELQKINKVYIFCREGNDSFGKDFSKDELFDGLLVRRLYFNPRLIFDDSYRNSFVDKEFERFLNEIKPDIVHFQHLLGLSASMLEIAKRRRIPTILTLHDFWFLCPQVQLLTNGNQVCSGPDSKDKCANCEKISYTYRKLEGFNDRIVKFLKYPPEPLKTVKKLVPSSFKTTLKEKFVKAHPAIASITPDMIARRSRFLRDMLDKTERILAPSRFLREKFMDYILPKNRIVHLGYGIDHKLLANFSKEPSNKLRFGFVGGVSEHKGIRVLIRAFNKIKRDKVSLFIFGPYDQSYLNKLRKELKADSRITFYGAFNNKNISSVFSKIDVLVYPSIWYENQPIAILEALLAKIPIITSNLGGMAELVQDRVTGLLFEAGDPEDLYQKMVSVINNPELLRRLSETPRQVKTIEKNAGELNEIYDSLL
- a CDS encoding MerR family transcriptional regulator codes for the protein MGRKKSPPRGLLKIGKMAKLAGVLPSTIRYYTELGLLEVAATTPGGQRLYDKKDTLSRVRMIKNIERQHLPLQTIRKILEDHRAKALESTLR
- a CDS encoding MerR family transcriptional regulator — encoded protein: MTRRMRLANGLLKIGEMAREAGVLVSTIRYYTDVGLLRVVANTQGGYRLYDRRDTLERIHTIKTINGRKWTLTEIRVELEKRNQ
- a CDS encoding MerR family DNA-binding transcriptional regulator, with the translated sequence MPGKKTDKNLLRIGEIAKVAEVPLSTIRYYTDIGLLKVASHTKGGYRLYDREETLSIIRKIKPVVDKRRTLLQIKEDLAKRAKKKK